In Marivivens aquimaris, one genomic interval encodes:
- a CDS encoding aldehyde dehydrogenase family protein — protein MTNIQEILNTMDYGTAPEDSKIVREWLTKHEDGFGHFINGAFTKVGETFDVQNPATGDVIARATQGTAGDVDDAVKAARAAQPKWAGLSGHERAKYLYALARHIQQHSRFLAVLESIDNGKPIRESRDGDIPLVARHFYHHAGWAELAEDEFPGAEAVGVCGQVIPWNFPLLMLAWKVAPALAAGNTVVLKPAEYTPLTALAFAEIAAECGLPKGVLNIVTGDGETGAAVVGHKDIDKVAFTGSTDVGRIIRQQTAGSGKSLTLELGGKSPFIVFADADLDAAVEGVVDAIWFNQGQVCCAGSRILVAEAVAAKFEKMLRKRMETIRVGDPLDKNTDIGAIVHPVQRERIAELVNKGASEGLDLCQGTAPEGCFYPPTLATGVSPASVLWNEEIFGPVVTLTTFRTPKDAIALANNSRYGLAASIWSENVNLCLDIAAQVKAGVVWINCTNVFDAGAGFGGYRESGFGREGGREGMAAYLKQPKLKVKKPEVAPAAPNAVPVDGAEIGMIDRTAKLYIGGKQARPDSGYVYAVNGGKKTVGHAGLGSRKDVRNAVEAAHKAAGWGKATGHNRAQVLYYIAENLSARAKEFTERLVSFGINNGAAKAEVETAIRRCFWYAAQADKFDGMVHQTKTNNVSIAMHEPLGVMGVACPNGSPLAAMVSLVMPAIAMGNAVIVVPSQDHPLAATDFYQVLETSDVPAGVVNIITGPRDDLAKTLAQHDDVAGMWYFGTAEGAAMVERESAGNLKQTWTEDGGARDWTSAQGQGKEFLSRATQVKNIWVPYGE, from the coding sequence ATGACCAATATCCAAGAGATCCTGAACACCATGGACTACGGCACTGCCCCCGAAGACAGCAAAATCGTCCGTGAGTGGCTGACCAAACACGAAGACGGCTTCGGTCACTTCATCAACGGCGCGTTCACCAAGGTCGGAGAGACCTTCGACGTGCAGAACCCTGCGACCGGCGATGTCATCGCTCGTGCGACACAAGGCACCGCTGGCGACGTCGATGACGCGGTAAAAGCCGCCCGCGCTGCCCAGCCGAAATGGGCCGGTCTGTCGGGACATGAGCGCGCCAAGTACCTCTACGCGCTGGCGCGTCACATCCAGCAGCATTCGCGTTTCCTCGCCGTGCTGGAGTCCATCGACAACGGCAAGCCGATCCGCGAAAGCCGTGACGGTGACATCCCGCTGGTCGCGCGTCACTTCTACCACCACGCAGGCTGGGCCGAGCTGGCCGAAGACGAATTCCCCGGTGCCGAGGCCGTAGGTGTCTGCGGTCAGGTGATCCCGTGGAACTTCCCGCTGCTGATGCTCGCGTGGAAAGTCGCGCCCGCTCTGGCTGCGGGTAACACCGTGGTTCTAAAGCCTGCCGAGTATACTCCGCTCACCGCGCTGGCCTTTGCTGAGATCGCCGCTGAATGCGGCCTGCCGAAGGGCGTTTTGAACATTGTCACCGGCGATGGCGAAACCGGCGCTGCGGTTGTCGGCCACAAGGATATCGACAAGGTCGCCTTTACCGGCTCGACCGACGTGGGCCGCATCATCCGCCAGCAGACCGCCGGTTCGGGCAAGTCGCTGACGCTGGAACTTGGTGGCAAGTCGCCGTTCATCGTCTTTGCCGATGCCGACCTCGATGCGGCTGTCGAAGGTGTTGTCGATGCGATCTGGTTTAACCAGGGCCAAGTCTGCTGCGCCGGTTCGCGTATCCTCGTCGCCGAGGCTGTCGCCGCGAAGTTCGAAAAGATGCTCCGCAAACGGATGGAAACCATTCGCGTTGGCGATCCGCTCGACAAGAACACCGACATTGGCGCCATCGTGCATCCTGTCCAGCGTGAACGCATCGCGGAGTTGGTCAACAAAGGCGCGAGCGAAGGCCTCGACCTCTGCCAAGGCACCGCGCCGGAAGGCTGTTTCTACCCGCCGACGTTGGCGACCGGTGTGTCGCCCGCCTCGGTCCTGTGGAACGAAGAAATCTTCGGCCCCGTCGTCACGCTGACCACTTTCCGTACGCCGAAGGACGCCATCGCGCTCGCGAATAACAGCCGCTACGGCCTCGCCGCCTCGATCTGGTCGGAGAACGTGAACCTCTGCCTCGATATCGCGGCACAGGTCAAAGCGGGCGTCGTCTGGATCAACTGCACGAACGTCTTTGACGCGGGCGCAGGTTTCGGTGGCTACCGTGAAAGCGGCTTTGGCCGCGAGGGTGGCCGCGAGGGGATGGCCGCTTACCTCAAGCAGCCGAAGCTGAAGGTGAAAAAGCCCGAGGTTGCTCCTGCCGCGCCGAATGCGGTTCCTGTGGACGGTGCCGAAATCGGCATGATCGACCGTACCGCAAAGCTCTACATCGGCGGCAAGCAGGCACGTCCGGACAGCGGTTACGTCTACGCTGTGAACGGCGGCAAAAAGACCGTCGGTCACGCTGGCCTCGGTAGCCGCAAAGATGTCCGCAATGCCGTCGAGGCTGCGCACAAGGCTGCCGGATGGGGCAAGGCGACCGGTCATAACCGTGCGCAGGTGCTCTACTATATCGCGGAAAACCTGTCGGCTCGCGCCAAGGAATTCACCGAGCGTTTGGTCAGCTTCGGCATAAACAACGGCGCTGCAAAGGCCGAGGTCGAAACCGCGATCCGTCGGTGTTTCTGGTACGCCGCGCAGGCTGACAAATTTGACGGCATGGTCCATCAGACCAAGACCAACAACGTCAGCATCGCGATGCACGAGCCGCTGGGCGTGATGGGCGTCGCCTGTCCGAACGGCAGCCCGCTGGCCGCAATGGTGTCGCTGGTCATGCCCGCAATTGCGATGGGGAACGCCGTGATCGTCGTGCCGTCGCAGGACCACCCGTTGGCCGCGACCGACTTCTATCAGGTGCTCGAAACGTCGGACGTGCCTGCGGGTGTGGTTAACATCATCACCGGTCCGCGTGATGATCTGGCCAAGACGCTGGCGCAGCACGATGACGTAGCCGGCATGTGGTACTTCGGTACTGCGGAAGGCGCAGCGATGGTCGAGCGTGAAAGCGCAGGCAACCTTAAGCAGACGTGGACCGAAGACGGCGGCGCGCGCGATTGGACGTCCGCGCAAGGGCAGGGCAAGGAGTTCCTATCCCGCGCTACTCAGGTCAAGAATATCTGGGTGCCATACGGCGAATAA
- the deoC gene encoding deoxyribose-phosphate aldolase gives MVATHAAEHVRNPAMPLDLSMFEGHAVNRSAAERRASTLSARRSVKKVYQAAWLVNAVRMIDLTTLSGDDTEGKVQRLCAKARQPIAPYIMDGLGLSEMDLTVGAVCVYPTMVPHAVKALKGTSIPVASVATGFPAGLIPLNLRLEEIKYAVGEGAGEIDIVINREMALKQEWNQLYDEIAAMREACGEAHLKAILATGELETLRNVYAASMVAMQAGADFIKTSTGKEGVNATLPVSLTMVRALRDYGDATGYQIGFKPAGGIKAAKEAIAWQVLMKEEMGREWLEPHLFRFGASSMLGDIERQLEHHVTGRYASSSRHAMS, from the coding sequence ATGGTCGCGACCCACGCGGCAGAGCATGTCCGCAATCCCGCTATGCCGCTCGACCTTTCCATGTTCGAAGGCCACGCCGTGAACCGTAGCGCGGCGGAGCGTCGTGCCTCGACCCTGAGCGCGCGCCGTTCGGTGAAGAAGGTCTATCAGGCGGCGTGGCTCGTGAATGCCGTGCGGATGATAGACCTCACCACGCTGTCGGGCGACGATACCGAAGGAAAGGTCCAGCGCCTTTGCGCCAAGGCCCGCCAGCCGATCGCACCTTACATCATGGACGGCCTCGGCCTTTCGGAGATGGATCTGACAGTTGGCGCGGTTTGCGTTTACCCGACGATGGTGCCGCACGCTGTAAAGGCGCTGAAGGGCACCAGCATTCCGGTTGCTTCGGTCGCCACGGGTTTCCCCGCTGGCCTCATTCCGCTGAACCTGCGTCTCGAAGAGATCAAGTATGCTGTCGGTGAAGGTGCGGGCGAGATCGACATCGTCATCAACCGCGAAATGGCGCTGAAGCAGGAATGGAACCAGCTTTACGACGAAATCGCCGCAATGCGCGAAGCCTGCGGTGAGGCGCACCTAAAGGCGATCCTTGCGACGGGCGAGCTGGAAACGCTCCGCAATGTCTACGCCGCTTCGATGGTGGCCATGCAGGCGGGGGCCGATTTCATCAAGACCTCCACTGGCAAGGAAGGCGTCAACGCGACGCTGCCCGTCAGCCTGACGATGGTCCGTGCGCTGCGCGACTATGGCGACGCGACCGGCTACCAGATCGGCTTCAAACCGGCAGGCGGCATCAAGGCCGCGAAAGAAGCCATCGCTTGGCAGGTCCTCATGAAAGAGGAAATGGGCCGCGAATGGCTGGAGCCGCACCTCTTCCGCTTTGGCGCGTCGTCGATGCTCGGCGATATCGAACGCCAGCTCGAACACCATGTCACCGGACGCTACGCATCGTCCTCCCGCCACGCAATGTCCTGA
- a CDS encoding sugar-binding transcriptional regulator yields MPRQNQSAKTDSERGARLPADDELRMHLMVTAARMAFIEDRSQTEIASHTGLNRWQVRKLLADAKEQGVVRIEINPPSRRRPDLEAALREVCGLRDAVVVSTEGVAKAAGQYLASCNLSGVVGVSWGRTMSQVARWLPQGWAKGVQVVQINGTVAPKPQDWHLNVAETFARKGDGQFVPLPVPAIVGSAVTRDVLEQDRIVADVLSLSRTAQTVCFSFGAVETSALLASGHILPDEHDRLCREGAVGDVLGRFINTDGQIVDDGLDARTIGLTFDDLRSRDRAIGVSSGAEKQNVVLGALRAGIVNVLVTDEETATYVMEHFHDR; encoded by the coding sequence ATGCCGCGTCAGAACCAGTCAGCAAAAACCGATTCAGAGCGGGGGGCACGCCTCCCTGCCGATGACGAATTGCGGATGCACCTGATGGTCACCGCTGCGCGCATGGCGTTCATCGAAGACCGCAGCCAGACCGAGATCGCATCGCACACCGGTCTGAACCGCTGGCAGGTGCGCAAGCTGCTGGCCGACGCCAAAGAGCAAGGCGTGGTCCGGATCGAGATCAACCCGCCGTCCCGTCGCCGCCCTGACCTCGAAGCCGCGCTGCGCGAAGTTTGCGGTCTACGCGACGCCGTTGTCGTCTCGACCGAAGGTGTCGCCAAAGCTGCGGGCCAGTACCTTGCGTCCTGCAATCTGTCGGGAGTGGTGGGCGTGTCTTGGGGCCGCACGATGTCTCAGGTCGCGCGCTGGCTGCCGCAAGGGTGGGCCAAGGGCGTTCAGGTCGTGCAGATCAACGGCACCGTTGCGCCGAAGCCGCAGGACTGGCACCTCAACGTCGCCGAAACCTTTGCCCGCAAAGGCGACGGCCAGTTCGTACCACTGCCAGTGCCGGCAATCGTCGGCTCTGCCGTGACCCGCGATGTGCTCGAACAGGACCGGATCGTGGCGGATGTGCTGTCGCTGTCTCGCACAGCGCAAACAGTCTGCTTCTCGTTCGGTGCCGTCGAAACCTCGGCCCTGCTAGCCTCGGGTCACATCCTGCCCGACGAACACGACCGCCTTTGCCGCGAAGGTGCGGTGGGCGATGTCCTCGGGCGTTTCATCAATACAGACGGGCAGATCGTGGATGACGGGCTAGATGCTCGGACAATCGGCCTGACTTTCGACGACCTGCGCAGCCGCGATCGTGCCATCGGCGTGTCGAGCGGTGCGGAAAAACAGAACGTGGTACTGGGCGCTTTGCGTGCCGGTATCGTCAATGTCCTCGTCACGGACGAGGAAACTGCAACCTATGTAATGGAGCACTTCCATGACCGTTGA
- a CDS encoding YcbK family protein gives MHRRKFITGLMAATCGGWGANAGAAGLLARGNGALIDLGSGASMYERYDAEPEPDHFRIDIPRVRPSFDFAVGTPQLTMYNVHTEESIAVRPMSANGVDQNALRQVNHFMRDWRRNEVKPISEDTVLGLLQIQQAARRNGFNDQIRFLSGYRSRATNDALRSGGAQAARNSLHIEAKAVDFSLPGVGIGPTIAMAKELGIGGVGGYSTFVHIDSGRVRYWGTAA, from the coding sequence GTGCATCGACGCAAATTCATCACGGGTTTGATGGCCGCGACTTGCGGCGGATGGGGCGCGAACGCTGGCGCTGCGGGACTGCTCGCGCGCGGCAATGGCGCACTGATCGACCTCGGGAGCGGGGCGAGCATGTATGAGCGCTATGATGCGGAGCCCGAGCCCGACCACTTTAGGATCGATATCCCCCGTGTGCGCCCCAGTTTCGACTTCGCCGTCGGGACGCCCCAGCTGACAATGTATAATGTGCACACCGAAGAAAGCATCGCCGTCCGTCCAATGAGCGCGAATGGCGTTGATCAGAATGCCCTGCGGCAGGTGAACCACTTCATGCGCGATTGGCGCCGCAACGAGGTGAAGCCGATTTCAGAAGACACTGTGCTGGGCCTTTTGCAAATCCAGCAGGCCGCACGGCGCAACGGGTTCAACGATCAGATCCGGTTCCTCTCCGGCTATCGGAGCCGCGCGACCAACGATGCATTGCGGTCGGGTGGCGCGCAGGCGGCCAGAAATTCTCTGCATATCGAGGCGAAGGCGGTGGACTTCAGTCTTCCTGGCGTCGGGATCGGCCCTACGATTGCGATGGCCAAGGAACTTGGGATTGGCGGTGTCGGGGGTTACTCCACGTTCGTTCACATCGATTCTGGTCGCGTTCGCTATTGGGGCACGGCGGCCTAG
- the ilvD gene encoding dihydroxy-acid dehydratase codes for MPYYRSRQSTHGRNMAGARGLWRATGMTDGDFGKPIIAVVNSFTQFVPGHVHLKDLGQMVAREIEKAGGVAKEFNTIAVDDGIAMGHDGMLYSLPSREIIADSVEYMVNAHCADAMVCISNCDKITPGMMMAAMRLNIPVVFVSGGPMEAGKVTIDDLEHSLDLVDAMVAAADDKYTDEEVDAIEKAACPTCGSCSGMFTANSMNCLAEALGLALPGNGSMLATHADRKELFLEAGRKIVEITKAHYEGEQPGLLPRDIATFEAFENAMSLDIAMGGSTNTVLHLLAIAHEGKVDFTMADMDRLSRKVPCLSKVAPAKADVHMEDVHRAGGIMGILGELHRGGLLHGDVSTIHSNSMSEAIAKWDIMSANDADVDSFYRAAPGGVRTTEAFSTQNRYKELDRDREGGVIRSVEHAFSKDGGLAVLYGNIAIDGCIVKTAGVDDSILKFTGPAKVFESQDDAVNGILTNKVEAGEVVIIRYEGPRGGPGMQEMLYPTSYLKSKGLGKSCALLTDGRFSGGTSGLSIGHVSPEAEEGGLIGLVETGDTIEIDIPNRTINLAVDEATLAARREAKGPLPWKPAAPRKRAVSTALKAYALLASSAAKGGVRILPE; via the coding sequence ATGCCTTATTATCGTTCCCGCCAATCTACACACGGTCGCAACATGGCCGGTGCTCGCGGCCTTTGGCGCGCGACCGGCATGACCGACGGTGACTTCGGCAAGCCGATTATCGCGGTCGTCAACTCGTTTACCCAGTTCGTGCCCGGTCACGTGCACCTGAAAGACCTTGGTCAGATGGTTGCCCGCGAGATCGAAAAGGCCGGCGGTGTCGCAAAAGAATTCAACACCATCGCTGTCGACGACGGCATCGCGATGGGTCATGACGGTATGCTCTATTCGCTCCCGAGCCGCGAGATTATCGCCGACTCGGTCGAGTACATGGTGAATGCCCACTGCGCCGACGCGATGGTCTGCATCTCGAACTGTGACAAGATCACTCCGGGCATGATGATGGCTGCAATGCGCCTCAACATTCCGGTCGTCTTCGTTTCGGGCGGCCCGATGGAAGCGGGCAAGGTCACGATCGACGACCTCGAGCACTCGCTCGACCTCGTGGACGCCATGGTTGCCGCAGCCGACGACAAGTACACCGACGAAGAAGTCGACGCCATTGAGAAGGCCGCCTGCCCGACCTGTGGTTCGTGCTCGGGCATGTTCACCGCGAACTCGATGAACTGTCTGGCCGAAGCGCTCGGCCTCGCGCTCCCGGGCAACGGTTCGATGCTGGCGACCCACGCCGACCGCAAGGAACTGTTCCTCGAAGCGGGCCGCAAGATCGTCGAGATCACGAAAGCGCACTACGAAGGCGAACAGCCGGGTCTGCTGCCGCGCGACATCGCAACATTCGAGGCATTCGAGAACGCCATGTCGCTCGACATCGCGATGGGCGGCTCGACCAATACCGTTCTGCACCTTCTGGCGATCGCTCACGAAGGCAAAGTCGACTTCACCATGGCCGACATGGACCGCCTGTCGCGCAAGGTGCCGTGCCTGTCCAAAGTCGCACCGGCCAAGGCCGACGTGCACATGGAAGACGTCCACCGCGCTGGCGGCATCATGGGCATCCTTGGTGAACTTCACCGCGGCGGCCTGCTGCACGGCGATGTCAGCACCATCCACTCGAACAGCATGTCGGAAGCGATTGCGAAGTGGGACATCATGTCGGCCAACGACGCCGACGTGGACAGCTTCTATCGCGCGGCTCCGGGCGGTGTTCGCACCACTGAGGCTTTCTCAACCCAGAACCGCTATAAGGAACTGGACCGCGACCGCGAAGGCGGCGTGATCCGCTCGGTCGAGCACGCGTTCTCGAAAGACGGCGGCCTCGCTGTTCTCTACGGCAACATCGCTATTGATGGCTGCATCGTGAAAACAGCAGGTGTCGATGACTCGATCCTGAAGTTCACCGGTCCGGCCAAGGTCTTCGAAAGTCAGGACGACGCTGTGAACGGCATTCTGACCAACAAGGTCGAAGCTGGCGAAGTCGTCATCATTCGCTACGAAGGTCCGCGCGGCGGTCCGGGTATGCAGGAAATGCTCTACCCAACCTCATACCTCAAATCGAAGGGCCTCGGTAAATCCTGTGCGCTTCTGACCGACGGTCGCTTCTCGGGCGGCACCTCGGGTCTGTCGATTGGTCACGTCTCGCCGGAAGCCGAAGAAGGCGGTCTGATCGGCCTCGTCGAAACCGGCGACACCATTGAGATCGACATCCCGAACCGCACTATTAACCTTGCCGTTGACGAGGCTACCTTGGCTGCCCGCCGTGAAGCCAAAGGCCCGCTGCCGTGGAAACCCGCTGCACCGCGCAAGCGTGCCGTGTCCACCGCCCTCAAAGCCTACGCGCTACTGGCGTCGTCGGCTGCCAAAGGCGGCGTGCGCATTCTGCCTGAATAA
- a CDS encoding oligopeptide/dipeptide ABC transporter ATP-binding protein, whose protein sequence is MSKAILNVSDLRVTFDVPKPGAWPWTPPRKLHAVGGMSFDVMEGECLGLVGESGSGKSTAARAIIGLAPISGGSVKFEGQELAGLAGGQRRKLGSEIQMVFQDPLAALNPRMTVGDIIAEPLVTHDSSLSRKEVLKRVQAMMERVGLLPNLVNRYPHEFSGGQCQRIGIARALIVKPRLLICDEPVSALDVSVQAQVVNLLKELQRDLGLSMIFIAHDLSVVKHISDRIAVMYLGKMMEEAPSAELVSHPAHPYTRALISAVPVPDPKLEKARPRMVIEGELPSPLSPPSGCVFRTRCPMAQESCAREVPAKEHIGSQHEVACPFHARSAEAMPLAV, encoded by the coding sequence ATGTCCAAAGCTATTCTGAACGTTAGCGATCTACGCGTCACCTTCGACGTCCCGAAACCGGGCGCATGGCCGTGGACGCCGCCGCGCAAGCTGCACGCCGTTGGCGGCATGAGCTTCGACGTCATGGAAGGCGAGTGCCTCGGCCTCGTTGGCGAGTCCGGTTCGGGTAAGTCGACCGCTGCCCGCGCGATCATCGGCCTTGCGCCGATTTCGGGCGGTTCGGTGAAGTTCGAAGGGCAGGAGCTCGCAGGGCTCGCTGGCGGTCAACGCCGTAAGCTTGGCAGCGAAATCCAGATGGTCTTCCAAGACCCGCTGGCCGCTCTGAACCCGCGCATGACCGTCGGTGACATCATCGCCGAGCCGCTCGTCACACACGACAGTTCGCTGTCCCGCAAGGAAGTGCTCAAGCGCGTCCAAGCGATGATGGAGCGCGTCGGCCTTCTGCCGAACCTCGTGAACCGCTACCCGCACGAATTTTCGGGTGGTCAGTGTCAGCGCATCGGCATTGCCCGCGCGCTGATCGTGAAGCCGCGTCTGCTGATCTGCGACGAACCTGTTTCGGCGCTCGACGTGTCGGTTCAGGCGCAGGTGGTGAACCTGCTCAAGGAACTCCAGCGCGACCTCGGCCTGTCGATGATCTTCATTGCTCACGACCTGAGCGTGGTGAAGCACATCTCGGACCGTATCGCGGTGATGTACCTCGGCAAGATGATGGAAGAAGCACCATCGGCCGAGCTGGTTTCGCACCCTGCGCACCCCTACACCCGCGCACTGATTTCGGCAGTTCCGGTTCCGGATCCCAAGCTCGAAAAAGCGCGTCCGCGTATGGTAATCGAAGGCGAACTTCCGTCGCCGCTGTCGCCGCCGTCGGGCTGTGTTTTCCGCACCCGTTGCCCGATGGCGCAGGAAAGCTGTGCCCGTGAGGTTCCGGCCAAGGAGCATATCGGTTCTCAACACGAGGTGGCTTGCCCGTTCCATGCGCGCAGCGCCGAAGCGATGCCGCTCGCAGTATAA
- a CDS encoding oligopeptide/dipeptide ABC transporter ATP-binding protein, whose protein sequence is MTLLQVNDLKVKFRTGDGIVNAVNGVSFSVNEGETLAIVGESGSGKSQTAFAAMGLLARNGSAEGEALYKGKNLLTMRPSELNQIRSREIAMIFQDPMTSLNPYMRISDQMAEVLTLHEGMSKKEAVAEAARMLDAVRIPDAKARVTMYPHEFSGGMRQRIMIAMALLCRPQLLIADEPTTALDVTVQAQIMDLFGDIRRDFGTGVILITHDLGVVAGFCDRTLVMYGGQVMEQATTSDLFERPTHPYTKGLLKAVPRFDREEEVLQTIAGEPPDMSRLPAGCPFSPRCSIVKERCWTDRPVLREEIGHCRACHADLQEVA, encoded by the coding sequence ATGACCCTACTTCAAGTCAATGACCTCAAGGTCAAGTTCCGCACAGGCGACGGTATCGTCAACGCGGTCAACGGTGTTTCGTTCTCGGTCAACGAAGGCGAAACGCTGGCGATCGTAGGCGAGTCCGGTTCCGGCAAAAGCCAGACCGCATTCGCCGCAATGGGCCTTCTGGCCCGTAACGGTTCGGCCGAAGGTGAAGCGCTCTACAAGGGCAAGAACCTTCTGACCATGCGTCCGAGCGAGCTCAACCAGATCCGCAGCCGCGAGATCGCCATGATTTTCCAGGATCCGATGACCTCGCTCAATCCGTACATGCGGATTTCGGACCAGATGGCCGAAGTGCTGACCCTGCACGAAGGCATGTCCAAGAAGGAAGCCGTGGCCGAGGCCGCGCGTATGCTCGACGCCGTTCGCATCCCCGATGCGAAGGCCCGCGTGACGATGTACCCGCACGAGTTTTCGGGCGGTATGCGTCAGCGTATCATGATCGCGATGGCGCTGCTTTGCCGTCCGCAGCTGCTCATCGCCGACGAGCCAACTACGGCTCTCGACGTGACGGTTCAGGCGCAGATCATGGACCTGTTCGGTGACATCCGCCGCGACTTCGGGACCGGTGTGATCCTCATCACGCACGACCTCGGCGTAGTGGCCGGTTTCTGTGACCGCACCCTCGTCATGTACGGCGGTCAGGTCATGGAGCAGGCGACGACCTCCGATCTGTTCGAACGCCCGACGCACCCCTACACCAAGGGACTGCTCAAGGCCGTTCCGCGCTTCGACCGTGAAGAAGAAGTCCTTCAGACCATCGCAGGGGAGCCGCCAGACATGTCGCGCCTTCCCGCCGGATGCCCGTTCAGCCCGCGTTGTTCGATCGTCAAAGAGCGTTGCTGGACCGACCGTCCGGTACTGCGCGAAGAGATCGGCCATTGCCGTGCCTGCCACGCAGACCTTCAGGAGGTAGCATAA
- a CDS encoding ABC transporter permease subunit produces MLTSRTSPEQLGDLPQRAEVKGRSLWRDAVGRFAANRAAVISLVVLVMIFLFAIFGQILSPHEPDYVDFMLRGNIKELGVPSMENQHYFGLEKEGRDLYVRVVQGTRISILVGVVGSIVAVVVGTLYGAISGYFGGRVDNIMMRIVDILLAIPFMFVIILLLVIFGRSPTMLFVGIGLMSWLNMARIARGQTLTIKNKEFVEAAIASGVRPLKIILRHIIPNLAGIVVVYATLLVPELIITESFISFLGLGVQEPQTSLGALISDGASQLNYGTYWMLAFPLFFFLITLYAFFFVGDGLRDALDPKDR; encoded by the coding sequence ATGCTAACATCCCGCACCTCGCCCGAGCAGCTGGGGGATCTTCCCCAGCGTGCTGAAGTCAAAGGCCGCAGCCTTTGGCGCGACGCAGTCGGCCGCTTTGCCGCAAACCGGGCTGCTGTCATCTCTCTCGTCGTTCTCGTGATGATCTTCCTCTTCGCGATTTTCGGCCAGATCCTCAGCCCGCATGAGCCCGACTACGTGGACTTCATGCTTCGCGGCAACATCAAGGAACTCGGCGTTCCGTCGATGGAGAACCAGCACTACTTCGGTCTCGAAAAAGAAGGACGCGACCTCTACGTGCGCGTCGTTCAGGGTACCCGTATCTCGATCCTCGTCGGCGTCGTCGGCAGTATCGTGGCGGTCGTTGTCGGTACGCTTTACGGCGCGATCTCTGGCTACTTCGGTGGCCGTGTCGACAACATCATGATGCGTATCGTCGACATCCTGCTGGCGATCCCGTTCATGTTCGTGATCATCCTTCTTCTGGTGATCTTCGGACGTTCGCCGACAATGCTGTTTGTCGGTATCGGCCTGATGTCGTGGCTGAACATGGCGCGTATCGCCCGTGGCCAGACGCTGACCATCAAGAACAAGGAATTCGTGGAAGCAGCGATTGCCAGCGGTGTTCGTCCGCTCAAGATCATTCTGCGTCACATCATTCCGAACCTCGCCGGTATCGTCGTGGTCTACGCGACCCTTCTGGTCCCCGAACTCATCATTACCGAAAGCTTCATCAGCTTCCTCGGTCTTGGTGTGCAGGAACCCCAGACGTCGCTTGGTGCTCTGATTTCGGATGGTGCGAGCCAGCTGAACTACGGCACATACTGGATGCTCGCGTTCCCGCTCTTCTTCTTCCTGATTACGCTCTACGCCTTCTTCTTTGTAGGCGATGGCCTGCGTGACGCTCTCGACCCGAAGGATCGCTGA
- the oppB gene encoding oligopeptide ABC transporter permease OppB, with amino-acid sequence MFAFIIRRLAVAIPTILILVVLSYILMFAAPGGPFNAERPLPPNVLENIEARYGLDQPYWKQIYDYIVNIVFHFDFGPSFKYRDRTVSDIITQGFPVTLTYGFWSFVVAVIVGVSLGIAAAVKHNSILDYFAVGVSIGAQSLPNFVMAPVLVLVFTLWLGWLPGGGWNGGEWQFVVMPVIALSTSYMASIARITRSSMLEVLNAGFIRTARAKGLPMKRIIFRHALKPAILPVLSYLGPAFVMMITGSVIVDSYFSTGGIGQFFVNAAFNRDYSVMMGITILMGVLTIVFNLVVDLLYAWIDPKIRY; translated from the coding sequence ATGTTCGCCTTCATTATCCGCCGTTTAGCGGTGGCTATTCCGACCATTCTCATATTGGTCGTTCTCTCATACATCCTGATGTTTGCCGCGCCGGGTGGCCCGTTCAACGCTGAACGCCCACTGCCCCCGAACGTGCTCGAAAACATCGAGGCCCGTTACGGTCTGGATCAGCCCTACTGGAAGCAGATCTACGACTACATCGTAAATATTGTGTTCCACTTCGACTTCGGACCGTCGTTCAAATACCGCGACCGGACCGTGTCGGACATCATCACCCAAGGCTTCCCCGTCACGCTGACCTACGGCTTCTGGTCGTTCGTCGTGGCCGTGATCGTCGGCGTTTCGCTGGGTATCGCTGCTGCGGTAAAGCACAACAGCATCCTCGACTATTTCGCCGTTGGCGTTTCGATCGGCGCCCAGTCGCTGCCGAACTTCGTCATGGCGCCGGTTCTGGTGCTGGTCTTCACGCTGTGGCTCGGCTGGCTGCCTGGCGGCGGCTGGAACGGTGGTGAATGGCAGTTTGTCGTTATGCCCGTGATCGCGCTGTCGACGTCCTACATGGCGTCCATCGCTCGCATCACGCGTTCATCGATGCTCGAAGTGCTTAACGCAGGTTTCATCCGCACCGCCCGCGCAAAGGGCCTGCCGATGAAGCGCATCATCTTCCGTCACGCACTCAAGCCGGCGATCCTGCCTGTGCTGTCGTACCTTGGACCGGCTTTCGTGATGATGATCACCGGCTCGGTTATCGTTGATAGCTACTTCTCGACCGGCGGTATCGGCCAGTTCTTCGTGAACGCAGCCTTTAACCGCGACTACTCGGTCATGATGGGCATCACGATCCTGATGGGTGTGCTGACGATTGTCTTCAACCTCGTCGTCGACCTGCTTTACGCATGGATCGACCCGAAAATCCGTTATTGA